A stretch of Desulfotalea psychrophila LSv54 DNA encodes these proteins:
- a CDS encoding DUF4390 domain-containing protein — protein sequence MSKKSLPAFLTLLLTLSSLFLPQAQAQDPEKQAILSQLTAANSQKDLLLFGNLENSFNERAVASLKNGIALHCDFFVELYKTAPNWPDELINNKTFKHSISYNTLKDDYVIKLQEKKEHNIRSASLHEAQKIFQQLNDVQVVPLSQLIPDQQYTIRIRAELSQESLPPGVTNILPFVTSSNIKTKWYPIEFKY from the coding sequence ATGTCGAAAAAATCACTCCCTGCTTTCTTAACTTTACTCTTGACCCTCTCTAGCCTTTTTTTACCCCAGGCTCAGGCTCAGGATCCGGAAAAACAGGCAATACTCTCTCAACTCACCGCTGCCAACTCCCAAAAAGATCTTCTCCTTTTTGGTAATCTAGAGAACAGCTTTAATGAAAGGGCAGTTGCAAGCCTGAAAAATGGCATAGCCCTACACTGTGATTTTTTCGTGGAGCTCTACAAGACGGCCCCCAACTGGCCGGACGAACTGATCAACAATAAAACTTTCAAACACTCCATATCTTACAATACCCTTAAAGATGATTACGTCATTAAGCTTCAGGAAAAAAAAGAGCACAATATTCGCTCCGCATCCCTCCATGAAGCCCAGAAAATATTCCAGCAACTCAACGATGTACAGGTAGTGCCACTCTCGCAACTCATCCCAGACCAGCAGTACACCATTCGTATCAGGGCTGAGCTTAGCCAAGAATCTCTGCCCCCCGGAGTGACAAACATTCTTCCCTTTGTGACAAGTTCAAATATAAAGACAAAGTGGTATCCCATTGAGTTTAAATACTAG
- a CDS encoding DUF134 domain-containing protein — MSPRPKKIRYCQRSFCRRAFKPTGRPLSEIEQVEIYQDELEALRLCDGEGLTQEQAGEKMGVSRGTIQRIISGVRKKVALALTEGHALVFAEDGEDL; from the coding sequence ATGTCACCACGACCTAAAAAAATTCGATATTGCCAGAGAAGTTTTTGTCGCCGAGCCTTTAAACCTACTGGTCGGCCTCTCTCTGAGATAGAACAGGTTGAAATTTATCAGGATGAGCTGGAGGCACTTCGGCTCTGTGATGGAGAAGGTCTTACCCAGGAACAGGCAGGGGAAAAAATGGGGGTTTCCCGGGGGACAATTCAAAGAATTATTTCAGGTGTCCGCAAAAAGGTGGCACTTGCCCTTACCGAGGGGCATGCCCTTGTCTTTGCAGAAGATGGGGAGGATTTGTAG
- a CDS encoding TIGR03960 family B12-binding radical SAM protein, translated as MTDCSLFPFISKPGRYLGQEFNSTQKNWQDTSVRNALIFPDLYEIGMSHQGLQILYHILNASDNFLAERSYCPGRDVEKLLKEKNLPLTSLESGTPLKDFDIIGITLPYELCYTNILTILDLANIPFRAKDRDSSSPLLIAGGAGAFNPEPVAEIFDAIVVGDGEDVILLISELVQQSKKEDWPKETLLTKLAELDGIYVPSHFTPIYDDAGILTKIEATGPKETVLKCFVKDFEEISHLLKPIVPNAKIVHDRLGIEVARGCTRGCRFCQAGITYRPVRERSPEQIKKLAKEAIQDSGFDELALLSLSTGDYSCLDGLLPDLMNEFSEKFVSVAMPSMRVGTLSQNIMDQIKRVRKTGFTMAPEAGSERLRRVINKGITEEALLDTCKEAFTLGWTLMKLYFMIGLPTETDEDIEAIGELTNKVRQFRDAGGNSRKSQVNVSVGTFVPKPHTPFQWAAQLTIEESKRKIQILKEVLPKKGCKFKWHTPEQSFLEGVFSRGDRKSLNLLIKAWEMGARLDGWSEHFNLYLWREAAKAVEIDMDQYLRERDLSEVLPWQHIQTGVTTDFFKDELERAVAETYTPDCRYNKCQKCGVCDFKTVAPIVFNKKRFLEEPERRPVPEKRVVDNKDHHFKYIVHYSRKGNICFLGHLEILLVVFRALRRANIETNFSQGFNPSPKVSFGPALAVGTESLAEYFILDLPTPFENLAEATDRLSDNLPPGIDVTGVEIHNGKIPQEIITSYQVTFPKALGLEEQEKLQAFADAEVFEWSRLRKGKRKTINARPLIESIKMTGDNTIALDLINCASVPGIKPIEALALIFALNAEESLRLKLLKTGWHPIKSQNRY; from the coding sequence ATGACAGATTGTAGCCTCTTCCCTTTTATAAGTAAACCAGGCAGGTACCTCGGACAAGAATTTAACTCTACTCAAAAAAACTGGCAAGACACCTCTGTACGCAATGCTCTTATTTTCCCAGATCTTTATGAAATAGGTATGTCCCACCAGGGACTACAGATTCTTTACCATATTCTCAATGCATCGGACAACTTTCTCGCCGAACGATCTTATTGTCCGGGGAGAGACGTTGAAAAACTGCTCAAGGAGAAGAATCTGCCCCTTACCAGTCTTGAGTCAGGCACCCCCCTCAAAGACTTTGATATCATTGGTATTACCCTCCCCTACGAGTTATGCTACACCAATATCCTGACCATCTTGGACCTTGCTAACATCCCCTTCAGGGCAAAGGATCGTGACTCTAGCTCTCCCCTGCTCATTGCCGGCGGAGCAGGAGCCTTTAACCCGGAACCCGTTGCTGAAATATTTGACGCAATTGTTGTTGGTGATGGCGAAGATGTTATCCTTCTCATCTCTGAACTGGTGCAACAGTCAAAAAAAGAAGATTGGCCCAAAGAGACTCTCCTAACAAAACTTGCCGAGCTTGATGGCATCTACGTCCCCAGCCATTTTACCCCCATCTACGATGATGCGGGCATCCTGACCAAAATAGAGGCAACAGGACCCAAGGAAACAGTCCTTAAGTGTTTTGTTAAAGACTTTGAAGAAATTTCTCACCTGCTCAAACCCATTGTACCCAATGCCAAGATTGTCCACGACCGTCTTGGAATTGAAGTTGCACGGGGCTGCACCAGAGGATGTCGATTTTGTCAGGCCGGTATTACCTACCGTCCCGTACGGGAGCGTAGTCCTGAGCAGATAAAAAAACTTGCCAAAGAAGCCATCCAGGATTCCGGTTTTGATGAACTGGCCCTCCTCTCCCTGTCAACAGGTGATTACTCCTGCCTTGATGGGCTGCTACCTGACCTAATGAATGAATTTTCTGAAAAATTTGTTTCAGTGGCCATGCCCTCCATGCGAGTGGGAACCCTGTCACAAAACATCATGGATCAGATAAAAAGGGTGCGTAAAACAGGCTTTACCATGGCCCCGGAAGCCGGTAGCGAACGTCTACGCCGAGTTATAAATAAAGGCATTACCGAAGAGGCCCTGCTCGACACCTGCAAGGAGGCATTTACCCTTGGCTGGACCCTAATGAAGCTCTACTTTATGATCGGACTACCCACCGAAACAGATGAGGATATTGAGGCGATAGGAGAACTCACCAATAAGGTTCGACAGTTCCGCGATGCTGGTGGCAATTCACGCAAGAGTCAGGTTAATGTCAGCGTTGGCACCTTTGTTCCCAAGCCACATACGCCTTTTCAGTGGGCTGCCCAGCTCACCATCGAAGAGAGTAAGAGAAAAATCCAAATTCTCAAAGAGGTCCTCCCCAAAAAGGGCTGTAAGTTTAAATGGCACACCCCGGAACAGAGCTTTTTGGAAGGTGTTTTCTCAAGGGGTGACCGAAAATCACTGAACCTCCTTATTAAGGCCTGGGAAATGGGCGCTCGCCTTGATGGTTGGTCCGAGCATTTCAACCTCTATCTCTGGCGCGAAGCTGCCAAGGCTGTCGAGATTGACATGGATCAGTATCTCCGAGAGCGTGATCTAAGTGAGGTGCTCCCTTGGCAGCACATCCAAACCGGGGTTACCACAGATTTTTTCAAGGACGAACTGGAAAGGGCAGTAGCAGAAACCTATACTCCAGATTGTCGTTATAACAAATGCCAGAAATGCGGTGTCTGTGATTTCAAAACCGTGGCCCCAATTGTCTTCAACAAAAAAAGATTCTTAGAAGAGCCTGAGCGACGACCAGTTCCTGAAAAAAGGGTCGTGGACAACAAGGATCACCATTTCAAATATATCGTTCACTATTCTCGTAAGGGAAATATCTGCTTTCTTGGTCATCTGGAAATCTTACTGGTTGTATTTCGGGCCCTGCGCAGGGCAAATATTGAGACCAACTTCTCCCAAGGGTTCAACCCAAGTCCCAAGGTCTCCTTTGGACCAGCGCTTGCCGTAGGCACGGAGAGTCTGGCAGAATATTTCATCCTCGACCTCCCCACTCCATTTGAAAATTTAGCCGAGGCGACAGACAGATTAAGCGACAATTTACCTCCTGGCATTGATGTTACCGGGGTTGAGATTCATAATGGCAAGATTCCACAAGAGATAATCACCAGCTATCAGGTGACATTTCCTAAAGCCCTCGGCCTGGAAGAACAGGAGAAACTGCAAGCTTTTGCTGATGCAGAGGTATTTGAGTGGTCAAGGCTTCGTAAGGGCAAGAGAAAGACCATCAATGCCCGACCGCTCATCGAGAGCATAAAGATGACTGGCGACAACACCATTGCCCTGGATCTGATCAACTGTGCAAGCGTCCCCGGCATAAAGCCCATTGAGGCCCTGGCCCTTATCTTTGCCCTCAATGCAGAGGAGAGTCTCCGCCTCAAGCTCCTTAAAACGGGCTGGCACCCCATAAAATCTCAGAACAGATATTAA
- a CDS encoding D-alanyl-D-alanine carboxypeptidase/D-alanyl-D-alanine-endopeptidase codes for MIKCCLKKTPITRRLLLVLLAWVFLPTGWVSSSSLQEDIDHGGYWFTTTSKPLRLKETTGFIPASTTKLVTALAGLRILGSDYRFSTDFLYDGKGALTIIGGGDPLLISEEIDKICRALKLRGVSRVHTLRLETSLFHLPQPALGTEQTEQPYDAHNGALVVNFNSINVRVDETGIVLSAEEQTPQLALMKDIVGLEAGKHRINVNQMVADDLPPVLRYSGELFLALLKRNGINTEDARIARGKAVEKSQLVLHWQSSCNLQETIGKCLKYSNNFIANQIFLQIGLHQYGAPATWEKGRRALNTFIQNDLRIEKSQLQLVEGSGLSRDNHISPRAMITVLENFAPYHSLLPYNSQTRTFIKTGTLRGVYCLAGFQPRGEKLYPFVIFLNQIKNSRMSVLEDLIHLSRQKKEGA; via the coding sequence ATGATTAAATGCTGTCTCAAAAAAACACCCATAACGAGGAGGCTACTTCTCGTCCTCCTCGCATGGGTGTTTTTGCCAACAGGATGGGTCAGTAGCAGTAGCCTTCAGGAGGATATCGACCATGGAGGCTACTGGTTTACAACTACCAGTAAGCCACTCAGACTCAAGGAAACGACAGGTTTTATTCCCGCCTCCACCACCAAGCTGGTCACGGCTCTGGCAGGACTGCGTATCCTCGGGAGCGACTATCGTTTCAGCACCGATTTTTTATATGACGGAAAGGGGGCGCTCACCATTATAGGCGGTGGCGATCCCCTCCTGATTTCAGAAGAGATCGACAAAATTTGCCGGGCCTTAAAACTCCGAGGCGTAAGCAGGGTGCACACCCTCCGTCTTGAGACCTCACTCTTCCACCTTCCCCAGCCCGCACTCGGCACAGAGCAGACAGAACAACCCTACGACGCCCACAATGGAGCCCTCGTTGTCAACTTCAACAGTATTAATGTGAGGGTGGATGAAACTGGCATTGTCTTATCCGCCGAAGAGCAAACACCACAGTTAGCGCTGATGAAAGATATAGTGGGATTGGAAGCGGGCAAGCACCGCATCAATGTCAACCAGATGGTAGCAGATGACCTGCCACCGGTTCTGCGCTACAGTGGGGAACTCTTCCTCGCCCTCCTGAAAAGAAACGGCATCAATACAGAAGATGCACGGATAGCGAGAGGGAAAGCAGTAGAGAAAAGCCAGCTCGTACTCCACTGGCAGTCAAGCTGCAACCTCCAAGAGACAATTGGTAAATGCTTGAAATATTCTAATAATTTCATTGCCAACCAGATTTTTTTACAGATTGGTCTGCACCAATATGGAGCACCGGCCACCTGGGAAAAGGGCAGGAGAGCCCTGAACACCTTTATCCAAAATGATCTGCGTATAGAGAAGAGCCAGTTGCAACTCGTTGAAGGCTCCGGCCTCTCACGTGACAATCATATAAGCCCCAGGGCAATGATCACGGTTCTTGAAAATTTCGCTCCATATCACAGCTTACTCCCCTATAATAGCCAGACACGGACATTCATCAAGACGGGTACCCTCCGGGGTGTTTACTGCCTTGCTGGATTTCAACCCAGGGGAGAAAAGCTCTATCCATTTGTTATATTTCTCAATCAGATAAAAAATTCACGAATGTCCGTATTGGAAGACCTTATCCATCTTTCCCGACAAAAAAAAGAGGGGGCATAG
- a CDS encoding glycosyltransferase family 4 protein yields the protein MRILHILSQYPDFTGSGIYLQEMLRQSRKRGYQNFLIAGSGPQAISPDWLGALTAGHSFVSFEKKQLNFSLPGMSDIMPYPSSQFKALQPEQIRAYQQVFTETIQQAIAAFQPDIIHSHHLWLVSSLIKQLAGEIPVITSCHGSDLRQYQSCPHFQERVVKGCRKIDHILALSEQQQNEICRFYGIEKERITVVGAGVNTQLFKAESRQAQTTPVKLLYAGKLSYAKGVPYLLRALRELVELPFHITIVGSGTGEEARHCRDLSEALGAKATLRGSISQQKLAQEMKAADIFILPSLYEGMPLVVLEALSSNCRVLSTKLPGVCEIFCKTKSPNLYTIPLPELSAIDQIKESQKDIFTDNLRQSLQQLIGNSTSPLQSSINDIEYFSWDNVFSRIEGIYQKVFQG from the coding sequence ATGCGCATACTTCACATCCTTAGCCAATATCCTGATTTTACCGGCAGTGGCATCTATCTTCAGGAGATGCTCCGCCAGAGCAGGAAAAGGGGATATCAAAACTTTCTCATCGCAGGAAGTGGTCCACAGGCAATTTCCCCAGACTGGCTCGGGGCACTTACCGCGGGGCACAGCTTTGTCTCCTTTGAAAAAAAACAGCTCAACTTCTCCCTACCCGGAATGAGCGACATTATGCCCTACCCCAGCAGTCAGTTCAAGGCCCTGCAACCTGAACAGATCCGGGCATACCAACAGGTTTTTACTGAGACTATCCAGCAGGCCATAGCTGCCTTTCAGCCAGATATAATCCATAGCCATCATCTCTGGTTGGTCAGCTCTCTTATCAAACAACTGGCAGGGGAAATTCCCGTAATCACCAGTTGCCATGGATCTGACCTACGCCAGTATCAGTCCTGCCCTCATTTTCAAGAGAGGGTAGTCAAGGGTTGCAGGAAAATTGACCATATCCTCGCCCTCAGTGAGCAACAGCAAAACGAGATCTGTAGATTCTATGGCATTGAAAAAGAGAGAATAACGGTTGTGGGCGCAGGGGTAAATACCCAACTCTTTAAGGCCGAGAGCAGACAGGCACAGACGACACCTGTCAAACTTCTCTATGCAGGAAAGTTAAGCTACGCCAAGGGAGTACCATATTTACTCAGGGCTCTGCGCGAACTCGTGGAGCTACCCTTTCACATCACCATCGTTGGCAGTGGCACAGGAGAAGAGGCAAGGCATTGCCGAGATCTCAGTGAAGCCCTTGGAGCGAAGGCCACCTTGCGGGGTTCAATAAGCCAACAAAAACTCGCCCAAGAGATGAAGGCAGCCGATATCTTCATCCTGCCCTCCCTCTACGAAGGAATGCCCCTGGTAGTGCTCGAAGCACTCTCCTCTAACTGCAGGGTCCTGAGCACCAAACTTCCCGGAGTATGCGAAATTTTCTGCAAAACAAAATCTCCCAACCTCTATACGATCCCTCTGCCAGAGCTTTCTGCCATTGACCAGATAAAGGAAAGCCAGAAAGATATTTTTACCGACAACCTCCGGCAATCGCTGCAACAGCTCATCGGTAACAGCACATCTCCCCTCCAATCTTCTATAAATGATATCGAATACTTCTCATGGGACAATGTCTTCTCGCGCATAGAAGGTATCTACCAAAAAGTTTTCCAGGGCTAG
- a CDS encoding peptide chain release factor 3 gives MSKQLEQEIAKRRTFGIISHPDAGKTTLTEKLLLFGGAINMAGAVKSRKIERKATSDWMAIEQERGISVTTSVMKFTYREHEINLLDTPGHQDFSEDTYRVLTAVDSAIMVIDSAKGVEAQTEKLMEVCRMRNTPIITFINKLDREGMHPLDIMADIEDKLQIECAPLSWPIGMGKDFKGVYNIYQKRLHLFTPGTESIDGQGQMIEDLDDPLLDELLGRQAVELREDLELLAGAATPLEYDQYLSATQSPVFFGSAVNNFGVQEMLDAFIDMAPAPGPRMAVSREVLPSEENFSGFVFKIQANMDPAHRDRIAFFRICSGKFTRGMKVHHHRLGKDISLANATIFMAQERANVEEAWPGDIIGIHNHGTIKIGDTFSIKEPLKFTGIPNFAPEHFRRVILKNPLKMKQLQKGLIQLAEEGAIQVFRPIIGADYIMGAVGVLQFEVTMARLKNEYSVDAIYEPISYQAARWVSCEDKKALAEFEKKNQSTLARDSEGFLTHLAQSDWMLNFFMEKWPNIDFHKTRENI, from the coding sequence ATGAGTAAACAACTTGAGCAGGAAATCGCCAAACGGCGAACCTTTGGTATCATCAGTCACCCCGATGCAGGTAAAACAACCCTTACAGAAAAGCTTCTCCTCTTTGGTGGCGCCATCAATATGGCAGGAGCAGTAAAATCTCGTAAGATTGAGCGCAAGGCAACCAGTGACTGGATGGCAATTGAACAGGAACGTGGAATTTCAGTTACAACCTCTGTAATGAAATTCACCTACAGGGAACATGAGATAAACCTCCTTGACACCCCGGGTCACCAGGATTTTTCAGAGGATACCTATCGTGTACTGACGGCTGTTGACTCCGCAATTATGGTCATAGACAGCGCCAAGGGTGTTGAGGCTCAGACAGAAAAGCTCATGGAAGTATGTCGGATGCGTAATACTCCGATTATAACCTTTATCAATAAGCTTGACAGAGAAGGAATGCATCCACTTGATATCATGGCTGATATCGAGGACAAACTTCAGATAGAATGCGCTCCTCTCTCCTGGCCCATCGGTATGGGAAAAGACTTCAAGGGCGTTTACAATATCTACCAAAAGCGCCTGCATCTCTTTACACCGGGCACAGAAAGCATTGATGGTCAGGGGCAGATGATTGAAGACCTTGACGACCCCCTCCTCGATGAACTCCTTGGCCGTCAGGCAGTTGAACTCCGAGAGGACCTTGAGCTTCTGGCAGGGGCAGCCACCCCCTTGGAGTATGACCAGTATCTCAGTGCCACCCAATCACCTGTCTTTTTTGGAAGTGCCGTTAATAATTTTGGTGTTCAGGAAATGCTTGACGCCTTTATTGACATGGCTCCTGCTCCCGGCCCGCGCATGGCTGTCAGCCGTGAAGTGCTGCCAAGCGAAGAAAATTTTTCCGGTTTTGTCTTTAAGATACAAGCCAATATGGATCCTGCCCATCGGGATCGTATTGCCTTTTTCCGCATCTGTTCCGGCAAATTTACCCGAGGCATGAAGGTACATCACCACCGTCTCGGCAAAGATATATCGCTTGCCAACGCCACCATCTTTATGGCCCAGGAACGAGCCAACGTAGAAGAGGCATGGCCTGGGGATATTATCGGCATTCATAACCATGGCACAATCAAGATCGGTGACACCTTTTCTATAAAAGAGCCCCTTAAGTTCACCGGCATACCCAACTTTGCGCCAGAACATTTTAGACGGGTTATCCTGAAAAACCCGCTAAAGATGAAGCAACTGCAAAAGGGCCTTATTCAGCTCGCTGAAGAGGGTGCTATCCAGGTATTTCGTCCAATCATTGGTGCTGATTATATCATGGGGGCAGTTGGTGTACTGCAGTTTGAGGTAACCATGGCACGACTCAAAAATGAGTATAGTGTTGATGCTATCTACGAGCCTATCTCTTATCAGGCTGCCCGTTGGGTGAGCTGTGAAGATAAGAAGGCCCTGGCTGAATTTGAGAAGAAGAATCAATCAACTCTGGCCCGTGACTCAGAGGGATTCCTCACCCATCTTGCCCAAAGCGACTGGATGCTCAACTTCTTTATGGAAAAATGGCCTAATATCGACTTCCATAAGACCCGAGAAAACATTTAG
- a CDS encoding MFS transporter, whose amino-acid sequence MRTSSWTLPIIVLSQFAGGSLWFSGNAIVSDLVQEWGISPHATSYITSSVQLGFILGTLFFAYFTIADRYPPKKIFFTCSLLGALFNSLIVILPNSLLSLIILRFATGFFLAGIYPVGMKIAAGIYKEGLGRALGFLVGALAIGTAFPHLLKTTDFHVAWQLVLLATSTLSIIGGLAMLLFVPNEVGAPQGIPFARGAFSTLIKAKAMRAAALGYFGHMWELYTLWAFIPLFLSAFNTLHPQADINIPLWTFIVIASGFIGGSVGGLLSQKRGSGPVACYQLTVSGTCCLLSPLFFALPLPAFLFIMWIWGICAAGDSPQYSTLIAQNAPKNLVGSALTLVNSIGFFLTIVSIQFVDWMSQFMITEHLFLLLLPGPLIGLYCMRRFLPIMHRKQRAQ is encoded by the coding sequence ATGCGCACATCAAGCTGGACCTTACCAATAATTGTTTTATCACAATTTGCCGGAGGATCACTCTGGTTTTCAGGAAATGCCATTGTAAGCGACCTCGTTCAAGAGTGGGGGATAAGCCCGCATGCAACTAGCTATATTACCTCATCCGTTCAACTTGGATTTATCCTGGGCACCCTCTTTTTTGCCTACTTTACCATCGCTGACAGATACCCTCCTAAAAAAATATTTTTTACCTGCTCCCTCCTTGGCGCCCTATTCAACAGCCTTATTGTCATTCTGCCAAATAGTCTTCTCAGCCTCATCATCCTTCGCTTTGCCACAGGCTTCTTCCTTGCCGGTATCTACCCTGTCGGAATGAAAATTGCAGCGGGCATCTATAAGGAGGGCCTTGGCAGGGCCCTGGGTTTTTTGGTAGGAGCACTGGCCATCGGCACAGCATTTCCCCACCTACTAAAAACAACAGACTTTCACGTTGCCTGGCAGCTCGTACTACTCGCCACCTCCACCCTCTCCATCATTGGTGGTCTGGCCATGCTCTTATTTGTCCCCAATGAGGTAGGCGCCCCCCAGGGAATCCCCTTTGCCCGAGGTGCCTTTTCTACCCTTATCAAGGCAAAGGCCATGAGGGCCGCAGCCCTTGGCTATTTTGGTCATATGTGGGAGCTCTACACCCTGTGGGCATTTATTCCTCTTTTTTTGAGTGCCTTTAACACCCTCCATCCGCAGGCTGACATAAATATTCCCCTATGGACATTTATTGTCATCGCCTCTGGATTTATAGGTGGCTCTGTGGGCGGCCTGCTTTCACAAAAAAGAGGCAGTGGCCCCGTTGCCTGCTATCAGCTTACCGTCTCCGGCACCTGCTGCCTGCTCTCACCACTATTTTTCGCACTGCCTCTACCAGCCTTTCTCTTTATCATGTGGATCTGGGGCATCTGCGCCGCTGGTGATTCGCCGCAATATTCAACGCTTATTGCCCAAAACGCACCCAAAAACCTGGTAGGTTCCGCCCTCACCCTCGTCAATAGTATTGGCTTTTTCCTCACCATAGTCTCTATCCAGTTTGTGGACTGGATGTCGCAGTTCATGATAACAGAACACCTTTTTTTGCTCCTCCTGCCAGGGCCACTGATCGGCCTCTACTGCATGAGAAGGTTTCTGCCTATAATGCACCGCAAACAACGGGCACAGTAA
- a CDS encoding lipid-binding SYLF domain-containing protein, producing MFPKKFSQLLLAIITLLMISPSGAWAKSDQYQEAQTLVTQCSLVLKDFCSNDDYQWLRNNLKNAKAVMVVPQRLRGGFILGGSGGTGTLISQNSDGSWTGPAFYTMGGVSLGLQAGAEASQVVMLVMSKKGMDSLLTTSFKLGADISVAAGPVGAGAKASTADIIAYSKSKGVFGGLSLDGSVIAVRDALDKAYYKKAVSPSDILIAKSVNNPASISYRETVQKLANSK from the coding sequence ATGTTCCCAAAAAAGTTCAGCCAGCTTCTCTTAGCCATCATAACTCTCCTTATGATAAGTCCTAGCGGGGCCTGGGCAAAAAGCGACCAGTACCAAGAGGCTCAAACACTTGTCACCCAGTGCTCCCTTGTCCTTAAAGATTTCTGTAGCAATGATGACTATCAATGGCTGCGCAATAACCTTAAAAATGCCAAGGCTGTCATGGTCGTTCCCCAACGCCTTCGAGGAGGCTTCATCCTTGGTGGTTCGGGTGGTACCGGCACACTTATCAGCCAAAACTCAGACGGTAGCTGGACTGGCCCTGCCTTTTATACAATGGGAGGTGTTTCTCTGGGACTACAGGCTGGAGCTGAAGCCTCACAGGTTGTCATGCTGGTCATGAGCAAAAAAGGCATGGACTCTCTGCTTACTACCTCCTTTAAGCTCGGTGCCGATATAAGTGTTGCAGCAGGCCCCGTAGGAGCCGGTGCCAAGGCCTCAACGGCTGACATAATCGCTTACTCCAAATCCAAGGGTGTCTTTGGTGGACTCAGCCTTGACGGCTCGGTTATAGCTGTCCGCGACGCCCTCGACAAAGCATATTACAAGAAAGCCGTTTCTCCCAGTGACATTCTCATCGCAAAATCTGTCAATAACCCTGCGAGCATATCCTATAGAGAAACAGTACAAAAACTTGCCAATAGTAAATAA
- a CDS encoding 3-deoxy-D-manno-octulosonic acid transferase — MYLYKNLLLKIFLAFYSLLWRIALPVLRCFPRLSNGWQQRTLHEVHAGPFDLWLQAASGGESLLSLMVLRQLQRDMGPVRGCRILLSAGTSQGVGILLQGKKEIEAVSDIEVQVVYFPLDAPFIMRSALKIYRPKVIAIIETELWPGLLYCARQASVPVLIVNGRMSAGSYRSYRHLRPFFRDYGPKKIFAIAGDDQRRFADVFGIDRVQAMHNMKFDRLDTLLEPAAKKFAFLEKKKFVVLGSIRRQEEEEIVLALKRFLDERPDVVVGIFPKHIERVASLASLLRQNGIEFTQRSDLDVADLHPEVSVVLWDLFGELASAYAYAHVAFVGGSLAPLGGQNFLEPLAHGVRPIIGPHWQDFAWVGRGVIEHGLVREVADSSELVAVLCEELERECCRERFREQIEEFFADKKGGTGQVCAEIGRLIFS, encoded by the coding sequence ATGTATCTATATAAAAATCTTTTGCTGAAAATATTTCTGGCATTTTATAGTCTGCTTTGGCGAATTGCCTTGCCTGTTTTGCGCTGTTTTCCCCGGCTTTCCAACGGTTGGCAGCAGAGGACCTTGCACGAGGTCCATGCGGGGCCCTTTGACCTGTGGCTACAGGCAGCATCTGGTGGTGAGTCGTTACTTAGTCTCATGGTTTTAAGGCAGCTGCAAAGGGATATGGGGCCAGTGAGAGGATGTCGAATACTCCTGAGCGCGGGAACCAGTCAGGGGGTTGGGATCCTCCTGCAGGGAAAAAAAGAGATTGAAGCGGTCAGTGATATTGAGGTTCAGGTGGTATATTTCCCCCTCGATGCTCCCTTTATAATGCGATCTGCCCTAAAAATATACAGGCCCAAGGTGATTGCTATTATAGAGACAGAGCTTTGGCCGGGCCTCCTCTATTGCGCCCGGCAGGCCTCTGTCCCTGTTCTTATTGTCAATGGCAGGATGTCTGCTGGTAGTTATCGATCCTATAGACATTTACGTCCGTTTTTTCGAGATTACGGGCCGAAAAAAATATTTGCCATTGCCGGGGATGATCAGCGCAGGTTTGCCGATGTATTTGGTATTGATCGAGTTCAGGCCATGCACAATATGAAGTTTGATAGGCTGGATACTCTGCTTGAACCGGCAGCGAAGAAGTTTGCGTTTTTGGAGAAGAAGAAATTTGTTGTTCTAGGCTCTATCAGGCGTCAAGAGGAAGAGGAAATTGTCCTTGCTCTGAAACGGTTTCTTGATGAAAGACCCGATGTTGTGGTGGGCATATTCCCTAAACATATTGAACGGGTAGCCTCTCTTGCCTCTCTGCTTCGGCAAAATGGAATTGAATTTACTCAACGTAGTGATTTAGATGTGGCAGACCTTCACCCGGAGGTATCTGTTGTTCTCTGGGATCTTTTTGGTGAGCTTGCCTCAGCCTATGCCTATGCCCATGTTGCCTTTGTTGGTGGCTCTTTGGCTCCTCTCGGTGGACAAAATTTCCTTGAACCTCTTGCCCACGGTGTTCGGCCCATCATAGGCCCTCATTGGCAGGATTTTGCCTGGGTCGGGCGTGGGGTTATTGAGCATGGTCTGGTGCGGGAGGTGGCGGACAGTAGCGAACTTGTAGCTGTTCTTTGTGAAGAGTTGGAGAGGGAGTGTTGCAGGGAACGCTTTCGGGAGCAGATAGAGGAGTTCTTTGCCGATAAAAAGGGAGGCACAGGGCAGGTATGTGCTGAGATAGGAAGATTGATCTTCTCCTAA